The following coding sequences lie in one Glycine soja cultivar W05 chromosome 16, ASM419377v2, whole genome shotgun sequence genomic window:
- the LOC114389194 gene encoding chaperone protein dnaJ 11, chloroplastic-like, whose product MLATSFSVVTLTTTNFSVESISSLSRHVKLQSTVSFATARWTEKQQQQQHRHVSDLSLHHMASCTTLYEILGIRVTTSDEEIKAAYRRLARVYHPDVAPAERKESFTGEFMKIHTAYRTLSDPEKRANYDRSLIRRHQKPLTMSSSSLWGFSGYTSHKWETDQCW is encoded by the coding sequence ATGCTTGCAACATCTTTTTCCGTCGTCACTCTCACCACTACCAATTTCTCTGTTGAAAGCATTTCCTCGTTGTCGCGCCACGTCAAACTCCAATCTACAGTATCCTTCGCCACCGCCAGATGGACGgagaagcaacaacaacaacaacacaggCATGTTTCGGATCTGAGCCTTCACCATATGGCTTCATGCACGACGTTGTATGAGATTTTGGGAATTCGTGTCACTACGTCCGACGAGGAAATAAAGGCGGCATATCGACGACTGGCGAGGGTCTACCACCCTGACGTGGCACCAGCGGAGCGAAAGGAATCCTTTACGGGTGAGTTCATGAAGATACACACTGCGTACCGTACACTGTCAGATCCTGAGAAGCGTGCCAACTATGATAGAAGCTTGATCCGACGCCACCAGAAACCGCTCACAATGTCATCATCATCGTTGTGGGGGTTTTCCGGATACACTAGTCACAAGTGGGAAACAGACCAATGTTGGTAA